In the genome of Chryseobacterium oryzae, one region contains:
- the glgP gene encoding alpha-glucan family phosphorylase yields MDFKNYTIPYHINPKFSTKVAYFSMEFALEQVLKIYSGGLGFLAGSHMRSAYNLNQDLIGIGILWKFGYYDQARNHDQTLQPVWTKKMYSFLEDTGIKFQIEIHSAPVWVKVWYLDPEIFNTAPMFFLSTDVPENDHVSKTICHRLYDANESTKLAQYILLGKGGAKLLDEMNIERDVYHLNEAHGLPAAFYLLKKYEGDLRKVKQKLVFTTHTPEEAGNEKHNLKLCYDMSYFSGFSMEEVKNLEGSDGEMFNHSLCALKMARIANGVSQLHGEVSRAMWSKYKGICEIKSITNAQEFKYWADKELYIAKDENNDTIFDYRKKLLKKRLFKIVADQTGNLFNPNIFTIVWARRFAGYKRANLLLQDKERFRKLLNNPKYPVQIIWAGKPYPMDYSSISTFNTLVEESNNHKNMAVLTGYELALSKSLKQGSDVWLNNPRVPREASGTSGMTAAMNGSVNLSTDDGWIPEFAKHGENAFVVPKADYLNMSIYEQDNYDLNTLYDILENEILPIYYDQPDQWRKIQHNSMKDVKEYFNSDRMAEEYYAVLYNH; encoded by the coding sequence ATGGATTTTAAAAACTATACAATACCTTATCATATCAACCCAAAATTTTCTACAAAAGTTGCTTATTTTTCTATGGAATTTGCTTTGGAGCAGGTTCTGAAAATCTATTCTGGCGGATTGGGCTTTCTTGCAGGTTCTCACATGAGAAGTGCTTATAATCTTAACCAAGATCTTATAGGAATCGGTATTTTGTGGAAGTTTGGATATTACGATCAGGCAAGAAACCACGATCAGACTTTGCAACCGGTCTGGACAAAAAAAATGTACAGCTTTCTGGAAGATACGGGGATAAAGTTTCAGATAGAAATTCACAGTGCTCCGGTTTGGGTGAAGGTTTGGTATCTGGATCCTGAAATTTTCAATACAGCACCAATGTTCTTTCTTTCTACAGATGTTCCGGAGAATGACCATGTTTCGAAAACAATCTGTCACAGGTTATATGATGCCAATGAATCTACTAAGCTTGCACAGTATATTTTGCTGGGAAAAGGAGGTGCAAAGCTTTTGGACGAGATGAATATAGAAAGAGATGTTTATCATCTTAATGAAGCTCATGGGCTTCCTGCAGCATTTTATCTCCTGAAAAAATACGAAGGTGATCTTAGAAAAGTAAAGCAGAAGCTCGTTTTTACCACACATACTCCAGAAGAAGCTGGAAATGAAAAACATAATCTGAAACTGTGTTACGATATGTCTTATTTCTCAGGATTCAGTATGGAGGAAGTTAAAAATCTTGAAGGATCGGATGGAGAAATGTTCAACCATTCTCTTTGTGCTTTAAAAATGGCAAGAATTGCAAACGGAGTTTCTCAGTTGCATGGAGAAGTATCCAGAGCGATGTGGAGCAAGTATAAAGGTATTTGCGAAATAAAGTCTATTACCAATGCTCAGGAATTTAAATATTGGGCAGATAAAGAGCTTTACATTGCTAAAGATGAAAATAACGATACCATTTTTGATTATCGTAAAAAACTGCTCAAAAAAAGATTGTTTAAGATTGTGGCAGATCAGACAGGGAATTTATTCAACCCTAATATTTTTACCATAGTTTGGGCAAGAAGATTTGCAGGCTATAAAAGAGCAAATTTGCTGTTGCAAGATAAAGAAAGATTCAGAAAATTGCTGAATAACCCTAAATATCCGGTGCAGATTATTTGGGCAGGAAAACCATATCCGATGGATTATTCTTCAATTTCTACATTTAATACTTTAGTTGAAGAAAGTAATAATCATAAAAATATGGCTGTTCTTACCGGCTACGAACTTGCTTTAAGCAAATCTTTAAAACAGGGTTCAGATGTTTGGTTAAATAATCCGAGGGTTCCGCGAGAGGCTTCGGGAACTTCGGGAATGACGGCTGCAATGAATGGATCGGTGAACTTATCTACCGACGATGGCTGGATTCCTGAATTTGCAAAACATGGCGAAAATGCTTTTGTTGTTCCTAAAGCAGATTATCTGAATATGAGTATTTATGAACAGGATAATTATGACCTGAATACATTATACGATATTCTGGAAAATGAAATTCTTCCTATTTACTATGATCAGCCAGACCAGTGGAGAAAAATTCAGCATAATTCTATGAAAGATGTAAAAGAATACTTCAACAGCGATAGAATGGCAGAAGAATATTATGCTGTGCTTTATAATCATTAA
- a CDS encoding T9SS type B sorting domain-containing protein translates to MRKILLATLFCISSLLYSQADCSTALSVCGNSTITYSPTGIGNVNESLGGCLSSGEHNSIWYKITIATSGTLTFDLVPTNSDADYDWAIYGPNSTCGSLGTPIRCNAATVVGVGASTGLNMTSTITSAAGGSLTPYCQYLNVTAGETYYLYIDNWVGAGSSTTAPFSLTWGGTATLSSPFTNSSIQPNPFVPPGSPAANPNDPREILICVSPATFDFSTLSAGILNSNPNFTVSYHNSQNDALTGSNPLTGNQTVNTTTTYYYSIHYQDPANPNNPLNSCRQIGAFKFKQGNIVANDVTMYACNNNYSGQGLYNLTTAGVFSGSNVVIKYFPTMNDLNAGTSQISNPTQYVSGPGTVYALVTTSEGCSDSAAITLSFYSGFSVKDATLKVCTFNSVIKTGVFDLSTANVSSQSGLTKEYYPSVTDAINETNKITAYQNYVSPNGYVFVKVTDANACYKIAKINLEVIPPVYSTVLKDKTICFEDKTTLDAGSGFSEYEWSTGATTQTISNVGVGTYWVKLKTGDCIAIQNVRVYAAKSPVITSVNISNTTVTINVNGGTAPYKYSMDNVSWQDSNVFSNLKRGDHKIFVKDQYNCNPIEISIVVPNIINVITPNGDGYNDAIDYSALANKQNLVFDVYDRYGNMIFHADKFNNYKWEGTSGNKKVPTGNYWYSITWNENDKKNTQMKYSGWVMVKNRE, encoded by the coding sequence ATGAGAAAAATTCTATTAGCTACTCTTTTCTGCATTTCATCTTTATTGTACTCTCAGGCAGACTGCTCTACCGCTTTGTCGGTATGTGGTAACTCCACCATTACATATAGCCCCACAGGTATAGGCAATGTGAACGAATCTTTGGGAGGATGTCTTAGCAGCGGAGAACACAATTCTATCTGGTATAAAATTACAATTGCAACCAGTGGAACTTTAACTTTTGATTTGGTACCTACCAACTCTGATGCGGATTATGATTGGGCAATCTACGGACCCAATTCAACATGCGGATCTCTTGGAACTCCCATTCGCTGTAATGCAGCAACTGTTGTGGGCGTGGGTGCTTCAACAGGTCTGAATATGACAAGCACCATAACGAGTGCTGCCGGAGGTTCATTAACTCCGTACTGTCAATACCTGAATGTAACGGCTGGCGAAACTTATTATTTATATATTGATAACTGGGTGGGAGCCGGTAGTTCTACCACAGCACCTTTTTCGCTTACTTGGGGCGGAACAGCTACTTTATCTTCACCATTTACCAATTCTAGCATTCAACCAAATCCTTTTGTTCCTCCAGGATCTCCGGCTGCGAACCCGAATGATCCTAGAGAAATTCTTATCTGTGTGAGCCCGGCAACATTTGATTTCAGCACACTTTCTGCGGGAATTCTGAATTCAAATCCTAATTTCACAGTATCTTATCACAATTCTCAAAATGATGCATTAACAGGATCAAACCCTCTTACAGGAAATCAAACCGTAAATACAACTACTACTTATTATTACAGTATTCATTATCAGGATCCTGCGAACCCAAATAATCCTTTGAATTCATGCCGACAAATTGGAGCTTTCAAGTTTAAGCAAGGAAATATTGTTGCCAATGATGTCACTATGTATGCATGTAACAATAATTACAGCGGACAGGGATTATACAACCTCACCACTGCAGGTGTATTTTCGGGAAGTAATGTGGTGATAAAATATTTTCCTACTATGAATGATCTGAATGCAGGTACTTCTCAGATTAGCAATCCTACACAGTATGTCTCTGGTCCCGGAACTGTGTATGCATTGGTTACCACTTCAGAAGGCTGTTCAGATTCTGCGGCAATAACTTTAAGTTTTTATTCTGGTTTTTCCGTTAAGGACGCTACATTAAAGGTATGTACTTTTAATTCTGTTATAAAAACTGGAGTATTTGATCTTTCTACAGCGAATGTTTCCTCGCAATCAGGATTAACAAAAGAATATTACCCTTCTGTAACCGATGCTATTAACGAAACCAATAAAATTACTGCTTATCAGAATTATGTATCTCCCAACGGATATGTTTTTGTAAAAGTAACAGATGCAAATGCTTGTTATAAAATTGCTAAAATAAATTTGGAAGTAATTCCTCCAGTTTATTCTACTGTCTTGAAAGATAAAACAATTTGTTTTGAAGACAAAACAACTCTGGATGCCGGATCTGGATTCAGCGAGTACGAATGGAGCACCGGAGCCACTACACAAACCATTTCTAATGTAGGAGTAGGTACTTATTGGGTAAAACTTAAAACCGGAGACTGTATTGCTATTCAGAATGTAAGAGTTTATGCAGCCAAAAGCCCTGTAATTACCAGTGTGAACATCTCTAACACAACTGTTACCATCAATGTAAACGGAGGAACTGCACCATACAAATATTCTATGGACAATGTTTCTTGGCAAGATTCTAATGTTTTCTCTAATCTGAAAAGAGGAGATCATAAAATCTTTGTAAAAGACCAATACAATTGTAATCCTATTGAAATTTCGATTGTTGTTCCTAATATCATTAATGTAATTACTCCCAATGGTGACGGATATAATGATGCTATAGATTATTCTGCATTAGCCAATAAACAGAATCTTGTTTTTGATGTGTATGACAGATATGGAAATATGATCTTCCATGCCGACAAGTTCAATAATTACAAATGGGAAGGAACTTCCGGAAACAAAAAAGTTCCTACCGGAAATTACTGGTATTCTATTACTTGGAATGAAAATGACAAAAAAAATACCCAAATGAAATATTCCGGATGGGTAATGGTAAAAAACAGAGAATAA
- the deoD gene encoding purine-nucleoside phosphorylase yields the protein MSIHISAKKGEISKVVLQPGDPLRAKYIAENFLENAKLVSQTRGIFYYTGTYKGKEITVGASGMGFPSIGIYSFELFTEYEVDTIIRIGTCGGYSNDVKLFDLLNVENAASESTYAKFAWGFEDDILPHQGNIYHVINETAEQLGLKTRATNIHSSDIFYRKDPSIPEIATKYSCPAVEMEAFGLFANAKQLGKNAATILTVSDIIPTQEQISSDERERALKPMIELALESALKVI from the coding sequence ATGAGCATTCACATTAGTGCCAAAAAGGGTGAAATCTCCAAAGTAGTTTTGCAGCCCGGTGATCCTTTGAGAGCAAAATATATCGCTGAAAATTTTCTTGAAAACGCAAAATTGGTGAGCCAGACAAGAGGTATTTTTTATTACACAGGAACGTATAAAGGAAAAGAAATTACTGTTGGAGCAAGCGGAATGGGTTTCCCAAGCATCGGAATTTATTCGTTTGAACTGTTTACAGAATATGAAGTGGACACCATTATAAGAATCGGAACTTGCGGCGGATATTCTAATGACGTAAAACTTTTTGACCTTCTGAATGTGGAAAATGCGGCAAGTGAAAGCACGTACGCAAAATTTGCATGGGGATTTGAAGATGACATTCTCCCTCACCAAGGAAATATCTACCATGTTATTAACGAAACGGCTGAACAACTGGGTCTGAAAACAAGAGCGACCAACATCCACAGCAGTGATATTTTTTATAGAAAAGATCCTTCAATCCCGGAGATTGCAACAAAATACAGCTGTCCTGCCGTAGAAATGGAAGCGTTTGGATTATTTGCCAATGCAAAACAATTAGGAAAAAACGCGGCAACAATTCTTACCGTTTCCGATATTATTCCTACTCAGGAGCAAATTTCTTCTGATGAAAGAGAAAGAGCTTTAAAACCTATGATTGAACTGGCTTTAGAATCTGCTTTAAAGGTTATTTAA
- a CDS encoding carbon-nitrogen hydrolase family protein, which produces MQIETRTLKVEDYDELVETMRRAYPQMSEYVWSKKSIAKLNKIFEAGQICITVDDKIAAVALSIIVNYDEFGDDHTYSDITGNYTFNTHISTGNVLYGIEIFVDPQYRELRLGRRLYDARKELCEQLNLKSIILGGRIPHYHKYSHELSPREYIRKVRDKEMYDPVLSFQLSNNFLPIKVLKKYLPEDEASRENAVLLQWNNIYYSKKPNTMQDSVVRLGLVQWQMRHFKDINAFYEQVEFFVNVMGDYKSDFVLFPELFNTPLLAPFNKLSERDSMIELAKLTEQIKNKISELAISYNVNIISGSMPIFENNDLYNISYLLHRDGRIDEYRKVHITPNERKYYGMKGGSEIKVFDTDCGKIGLVICYDVEFPELPRILADQGMKILFVPYLTDTQNAYTRVRHCAAARAIENECYVAIAGCVGNLPGVNNMDIQFGQAAVFTPSDFAFPSNAIKGEATPNTEMTLIVDVDLNLLKDLHYNGSVQVLNDRRKDLYDTYLK; this is translated from the coding sequence ATGCAGATAGAAACGCGTACCTTAAAGGTTGAGGATTATGATGAATTGGTAGAAACAATGAGAAGGGCTTATCCCCAAATGTCAGAATATGTATGGTCTAAAAAAAGTATCGCAAAACTAAATAAGATTTTTGAAGCAGGGCAAATCTGTATTACCGTAGACGATAAAATAGCAGCAGTTGCACTTTCAATTATTGTAAATTATGATGAGTTTGGGGATGACCACACTTACAGCGATATAACTGGGAATTATACATTCAACACCCATATTTCTACCGGAAATGTACTGTATGGTATCGAAATATTTGTAGATCCGCAATATCGTGAGTTGAGGTTGGGAAGAAGATTGTATGACGCGAGAAAAGAGCTCTGCGAACAGCTCAATCTTAAATCTATAATTCTTGGCGGCAGAATTCCTCACTACCATAAATACAGTCACGAACTTTCACCCAGAGAATACATCCGAAAAGTAAGAGATAAGGAAATGTACGATCCTGTACTTTCTTTTCAGCTATCCAACAATTTTTTGCCAATAAAAGTGCTCAAAAAGTATCTTCCTGAAGATGAAGCTTCCCGAGAAAATGCAGTTTTGCTTCAATGGAATAATATCTATTACAGCAAAAAACCAAATACAATGCAGGACAGTGTGGTTAGGCTGGGTTTAGTTCAATGGCAGATGAGGCATTTTAAAGACATTAATGCATTTTACGAGCAGGTAGAATTTTTTGTGAATGTAATGGGTGATTACAAGTCAGATTTTGTACTGTTTCCTGAACTTTTCAATACTCCTTTGCTTGCACCGTTTAATAAGCTTTCGGAACGTGACAGTATGATTGAATTGGCAAAACTCACCGAACAGATTAAAAATAAAATTTCCGAACTGGCAATCAGTTATAATGTCAATATCATTTCGGGGAGTATGCCGATTTTTGAAAATAATGATCTGTACAACATCAGTTATCTCTTGCATCGCGATGGAAGAATAGATGAATACAGAAAAGTACACATTACCCCGAATGAAAGAAAATATTACGGAATGAAAGGAGGTAGCGAGATTAAAGTTTTTGATACCGATTGCGGAAAAATAGGACTGGTAATTTGCTATGATGTTGAATTCCCCGAATTACCAAGAATTCTTGCAGATCAGGGCATGAAAATACTTTTTGTACCTTATCTTACCGATACGCAGAATGCATATACCAGAGTTCGTCATTGTGCCGCTGCAAGAGCTATCGAAAACGAATGTTATGTAGCGATTGCTGGTTGTGTGGGAAATTTGCCGGGTGTAAATAATATGGATATTCAGTTTGGTCAGGCTGCGGTTTTTACCCCTTCAGATTTTGCTTTTCCATCCAATGCGATTAAAGGTGAAGCTACACCTAATACAGAAATGACTTTAATTGTAGATGTAGATTTAAATTTACTGAAAGATCTTCATTACAACGGTTCTGTACAGGTTTTAAATGACCGTAGAAAAGATCTTTATGATACTTATTTGAAATAA
- a CDS encoding SDR family NAD(P)-dependent oxidoreductase, with product MSQNINKIVLILGANSDVAKECIKKYVAKGFSVIAASRNLQSLEEFVHANNLNSKVAILHFDSSDFGSHQKFYDALSVKPHIAVYAAGFLVENEIALKDFSGTQQMMQVNYMGAVSILNIIATDESNKNLERIIGLSSLSGVRGRKSNFVYGSTKAAFTTYLAGLRQELSHRRIKVNALVIGYIDTKINAGLELNKNLIMQPDYVADFIVNAGNTFTIVPNFKWKIIYFILKILPESLVAKLP from the coding sequence ATGAGTCAAAATATAAACAAAATAGTACTTATTTTAGGAGCTAATTCGGATGTGGCAAAAGAATGTATCAAAAAATATGTTGCCAAAGGATTTTCTGTAATTGCGGCATCTAGAAATTTACAATCTTTAGAAGAATTCGTTCATGCCAATAATCTAAATTCAAAAGTTGCAATTTTACATTTTGACTCATCCGATTTTGGTTCTCACCAGAAATTTTACGACGCACTTTCCGTAAAACCTCATATAGCTGTTTATGCAGCAGGATTTTTGGTGGAAAATGAAATAGCCTTAAAGGATTTTAGCGGAACTCAACAAATGATGCAGGTTAATTACATGGGAGCCGTCTCAATTCTGAATATTATTGCCACTGATGAAAGCAATAAAAATTTAGAACGAATCATTGGGTTGTCTTCACTTTCGGGAGTACGTGGAAGAAAAAGTAATTTCGTCTATGGAAGTACTAAAGCCGCATTTACAACCTATTTAGCAGGTTTAAGACAAGAATTGTCGCACAGAAGAATTAAAGTTAATGCTTTAGTAATCGGATATATTGATACCAAAATTAATGCTGGTTTAGAGTTGAATAAAAACCTCATCATGCAGCCGGATTATGTTGCAGATTTTATTGTAAATGCCGGAAATACGTTTACTATCGTCCCCAATTTTAAGTGGAAAATCATTTATTTTATTCTAAAAATCCTTCCGGAAAGTTTGGTCGCAAAATTACCGTGA
- the yajC gene encoding preprotein translocase subunit YajC, whose amino-acid sequence MINLETIFLQAAPGGNSPMMLIMMGVMFVGFYFLMIRPQMKKQKMEKKFQEELKVGSRVVLTSGLHGRIAQVLEDGVIIETLSGKLKFEKAAISREFTENRFGEKATKAAAEKPADKKEIETEKK is encoded by the coding sequence ATGATTAATTTAGAAACAATATTTTTGCAGGCTGCACCAGGAGGAAATTCTCCTATGATGCTTATTATGATGGGGGTAATGTTTGTTGGGTTTTATTTCCTAATGATTAGACCTCAGATGAAAAAGCAGAAAATGGAGAAAAAATTTCAGGAAGAACTAAAAGTGGGAAGCAGAGTAGTTCTTACTTCTGGTCTTCATGGGAGAATTGCACAGGTTCTGGAAGACGGAGTAATTATTGAAACTCTTTCTGGTAAACTGAAATTCGAAAAAGCGGCTATTTCAAGAGAGTTCACCGAAAACCGTTTTGGTGAAAAAGCTACAAAAGCTGCGGCTGAAAAACCTGCAGATAAAAAAGAGATTGAAACCGAAAAAAAATAA
- a CDS encoding DUF1573 domain-containing protein codes for MKKTLSIIALSVIGFGLVSCKKEEKKETSNTEITNVDSTNAPKDSNSAGQVVPENVPVPANTAVTGEAAAPAKSNQPITTVALSENSFDFGNIKKGKKVDHVYEITNTGKNPLIISEVKPGCGCTAPDFTKDPIMPGKKGKITLSFDSTNFDGAVSKYADVFANVDKSPIRLTFTANIEK; via the coding sequence ATGAAAAAGACATTATCAATAATAGCTTTATCCGTTATCGGATTCGGATTGGTTTCTTGTAAAAAAGAGGAGAAAAAAGAAACTTCCAATACAGAAATTACTAATGTAGACTCTACTAATGCACCTAAAGATAGCAATTCTGCAGGACAAGTAGTGCCAGAAAATGTGCCGGTTCCTGCTAATACAGCTGTAACAGGAGAAGCAGCTGCACCTGCTAAATCTAACCAACCTATTACTACTGTTGCACTTTCTGAAAACAGTTTTGATTTTGGAAACATTAAAAAAGGTAAAAAAGTAGACCATGTGTACGAAATCACTAATACAGGTAAAAATCCTTTAATTATTTCTGAAGTTAAACCTGGGTGTGGATGTACTGCTCCAGATTTTACAAAAGATCCGATTATGCCGGGTAAAAAAGGAAAAATTACTTTAAGCTTCGATTCTACTAACTTCGATGGTGCTGTTAGTAAATATGCAGATGTTTTTGCTAACGTAGATAAGTCGCCGATTAGATTAACATTTACAGCTAATATCGAAAAGTAA
- the nusB gene encoding transcription antitermination factor NusB has translation MLGRRQIREKVVETVYSYYQNPVKTDVLEKNMFTGIEKIYNLYIFQLNFLVGLKELAENQMEIGKNKYFKTDSDINPNQKFINNQVLKKLEENPERLFFTGQHKDLKWDLHDDMLVKTFQRITAGKRYQDFMKEEGYSFEEDQKFIGKLFLRYIAENDDFHDYISDRELTWADDIHIANSMIQKTIGFMKENEESRTLIKMMKDEEDKNFASKLLRDTLNNWEANEKKLSERLENWDLERVSLMDKVILTTAFTELDNFSFTPSRVIINEYIEIAKVFATDRSNIFINGILDKYCKDLNRI, from the coding sequence ATGTTAGGAAGAAGACAAATCCGTGAGAAAGTGGTAGAAACTGTTTATTCGTACTACCAAAACCCTGTTAAAACAGATGTATTAGAAAAAAATATGTTTACAGGAATAGAGAAAATCTATAATCTCTATATTTTTCAGTTGAATTTTTTGGTAGGTTTGAAAGAGCTGGCAGAAAATCAGATGGAAATTGGTAAAAACAAATACTTCAAAACAGATTCTGATATAAATCCCAACCAAAAATTCATCAACAATCAGGTTTTAAAAAAGCTTGAAGAAAACCCTGAAAGACTTTTTTTTACCGGACAGCACAAAGATCTTAAATGGGATCTTCATGATGATATGCTGGTGAAAACTTTCCAGAGAATAACTGCCGGAAAAAGGTATCAGGATTTTATGAAAGAAGAAGGGTATTCTTTTGAAGAAGATCAGAAGTTTATCGGGAAGCTTTTCTTGAGGTATATTGCAGAAAACGACGATTTCCACGATTACATCAGCGATAGAGAGCTTACTTGGGCAGATGATATTCACATTGCCAATTCGATGATACAGAAAACCATCGGTTTTATGAAGGAAAACGAAGAAAGCAGAACGCTCATTAAAATGATGAAAGACGAAGAGGATAAGAATTTCGCCAGCAAACTTTTGAGAGATACTCTCAATAATTGGGAAGCTAATGAAAAGAAACTCTCAGAACGTCTGGAAAACTGGGATTTGGAGAGAGTTTCTCTTATGGATAAAGTTATCTTAACGACTGCTTTTACAGAGTTGGATAATTTTAGTTTTACGCCTTCAAGAGTAATTATTAATGAATATATCGAGATTGCTAAAGTATTTGCAACCGACAGATCGAATATTTTCATCAATGGTATTTTAGACAAATATTGTAAAGATTTAAACAGAATTTAA
- a CDS encoding ABC transporter ATP-binding protein: protein MKALKTLNPYFWKHKILLFWGLLFIIASNFFNIYKVQFVGKSVDELAKNGNLGFNRQVLIYVAIIVGCSLLTGFFTFMMRQTIIVASRRIEYELKNKIYRHYQDLSLTDYKQTTIGDLMNRLSEDVVAVRMYLGPGVMYVINLLILLLITSVYMIKTDVSMTLWTLLPLPVLSYIIFKVSSVINKKSKIMQKSQSAISTFVQDSFSGIRVVKYFAKEKYIEKNYGIKVNDYQNKALDLAKTEAYFFTIILFVIGLLNVAVIFIGGQKYILGELSVGKIADFFMYINILIWPFSMVGWVTSINQRAEASMQRINEFMDKQSEIYNKNFDDYQIKGDIEFRNVSYVYPNTGIKALDNLNFKIEAGKSLAIMGKTGSGKSTIALLLCRLIDPTEGEILIDGKNLKDHNLTNYRKFIGYIPQESYLFSDTIEQNIGFAIDNPTHERVIEYAKIADVHKNIIDFKEQYKTMVGERGVMLSGGQKQRICIARALIKDPHIIIFDDSLSALDTETEQNILENIDTKIKSATSIIITHRESSAQRADKILNLSDIVDSATA from the coding sequence ATGAAAGCACTGAAAACACTCAACCCTTATTTCTGGAAGCACAAAATACTATTGTTTTGGGGGTTATTATTCATCATCGCCAGTAATTTTTTCAATATATATAAAGTACAGTTTGTAGGTAAATCGGTAGATGAGCTTGCTAAAAACGGTAATTTGGGATTCAACCGGCAAGTTTTAATTTACGTTGCCATTATTGTAGGATGCTCTCTTCTTACCGGATTTTTCACCTTTATGATGAGGCAAACCATTATTGTTGCTTCAAGAAGAATAGAATACGAGCTGAAAAATAAAATCTACAGACATTATCAGGATTTATCGCTTACGGATTACAAACAAACCACCATCGGAGATTTAATGAACCGCCTGAGTGAAGATGTTGTAGCGGTAAGAATGTATCTCGGCCCTGGTGTAATGTATGTAATAAATTTATTGATTTTATTGCTGATTACCAGCGTTTACATGATTAAAACAGATGTTTCTATGACTTTATGGACATTGCTTCCACTTCCTGTTTTATCGTACATTATTTTCAAAGTAAGTTCCGTTATCAATAAAAAGTCTAAAATAATGCAGAAAAGCCAGTCTGCGATTTCAACATTTGTTCAGGACAGTTTTTCGGGAATACGGGTTGTGAAATATTTCGCCAAAGAAAAATACATCGAAAAAAATTATGGCATTAAAGTAAACGATTATCAAAACAAAGCTTTAGACTTAGCCAAAACAGAAGCATATTTTTTCACCATCATCCTTTTTGTAATCGGATTACTGAATGTAGCTGTAATATTTATTGGAGGTCAGAAATACATTTTAGGAGAATTATCTGTCGGAAAAATTGCAGATTTTTTCATGTATATTAATATTTTAATCTGGCCTTTTTCTATGGTTGGATGGGTAACTTCGATTAATCAAAGAGCAGAAGCTTCTATGCAGAGAATTAATGAATTTATGGATAAGCAATCTGAAATTTACAACAAAAATTTCGATGATTATCAAATAAAAGGTGATATAGAATTCCGCAATGTTTCTTACGTTTATCCCAATACAGGAATTAAAGCGCTTGATAATTTAAATTTCAAAATTGAAGCCGGAAAATCTTTAGCAATTATGGGCAAAACCGGAAGTGGCAAATCTACCATCGCCCTTTTGCTCTGTCGACTTATTGATCCTACAGAAGGTGAAATTTTAATAGACGGCAAAAATTTAAAAGATCACAACTTAACCAATTACCGAAAATTCATAGGATACATTCCACAGGAAAGCTACCTTTTTTCTGATACTATTGAACAGAATATTGGCTTCGCAATAGACAACCCAACCCACGAAAGAGTTATAGAATATGCGAAAATTGCAGATGTACATAAAAATATTATAGATTTTAAGGAACAGTATAAAACAATGGTAGGAGAACGAGGCGTAATGCTTTCCGGCGGACAAAAACAAAGAATCTGTATCGCGAGAGCTTTAATAAAAGACCCCCATATCATTATTTTTGATGATTCTCTATCCGCTTTAGATACTGAAACCGAACAGAATATTTTAGAAAACATCGACACCAAAATAAAATCTGCCACTTCAATAATCATCACACACAGAGAATCGAGCGCACAAAGAGCAGACAAAATACTTAATTTAAGCGATATTGTCGATTCTGCAACTGCTTAG
- a CDS encoding DUF3276 family protein — protein MSDYKERHENEIFTKVLKAGRRTYFFDVRETKAGDYYLTITESKKNFGDNGEATFEKHKIYLYKEDFKSFQEMFNESTDFIINEKGEDVISERHDKDFKSRSYTIDSDDEV, from the coding sequence ATGAGTGATTACAAGGAACGCCATGAAAATGAAATTTTCACGAAGGTGCTAAAAGCGGGAAGAAGAACTTATTTCTTTGATGTGCGCGAGACGAAAGCAGGAGATTATTATCTTACAATTACCGAAAGTAAAAAGAACTTCGGAGACAACGGAGAGGCAACATTCGAAAAGCACAAAATTTATCTTTATAAAGAAGATTTCAAGAGCTTTCAGGAGATGTTTAATGAATCTACAGATTTCATCATCAACGAAAAAGGTGAAGATGTAATATCCGAAAGACACGATAAAGATTTCAAAAGCAGATCTTACACCATAGATTCTGACGACGAAGTTTAA